The following nucleotide sequence is from Mesobacillus jeotgali.
CGGTGACAGAAAGCCTGTCGAGGTTTCGGATCGTCGCGTCCTGCTTGACACGGTCGGTAATATTCCGGCCGACACTGACAAATGACTCTATCTCTTTTCTCTCATTGTAAATCGGTGAAAAATTGTACTCTGTGTAAACCGTGTTTTGATCACAAGTCGTAAACTTCTTCCGTAAAATCTGGGGTTCACCTGTTTCTAAAATTTCCTTCAACTTTTTATCAAGAATGACATCTTCTTCAGGAGTCAAAAATTCACTCAAGCTCTTGCCGACAATTTGCTCTGGCTTCAGACTGATTACTTTTTCATGCGAGGGTGAAGCGTATACAATCACTTTATTCTTATCAATCACCTTGATCATATCAGTCGTATTCTCGGTGATCAATTCGTACAATTCCCTCGTTCTATTCAGTTCACGCTCCATGTTCACCATTTTGGTGATGTCACGGTAAATCGCAATGATAGCGATGATTTTCCCGTGCTTATTCTTGAACGGAGAGTAGGAGACCGCAATATCCAGCATGGATCCATCTTTGTGATATCGCTGTGTTATCATATTTGTAAAAGCTTTTCCATTCTTGACTTGGGCTATGATTCCTGGAACAAAATCAGGGTTCGAGAACTCATAAAAAGTTCTTCCAATTAAGTCTTCTTCTGTATAGCCGAATATTTCGGTATACTTTTGGTTTATTCTTAAAAATCGATTCTCCATATCGACAATAGCAAATCCATCAGCTGTGCAATCCAAAAATAAACTTAGCAGTTCATTAGGATTATAGATTGTTTCATCATCTGTTCCAAATATTGGAAAACTACTACGCATAGAGATCTCCCCAAACTTTTTAAGCTTCTAGCTCTATTTTACAGAAGATTTAGATATTTAAAAAGAAATATTTGGCTTTCACACTATTAAAAGTAAAAAACCGCTACCTTTTAAAGATAGCGGCAGATATTACTTGGAAGTTAGATGGCTGATTACTTTCACCACCGCAGATTCCGCCTGGTCGATACAGCCGGGGATGCCCACGCCCTCGAATGACCCTCCTGCAAGGAAGACGCCAGGAAGTTCCTGGCTAAGCTGCTTTTTTACCTGGGCGATTCTTTCAAGATGCCCGACCGTATATTGCGGCATCGCTTTTCTCCACCTTGTTACGACATGGAAGAGGGGTCTAGCAGTAATGTTCATTGTCTTATTCAAATCTCTTAAAACCAGTTCCACAATCTCCTCATCTGACAAATCCACTGCTTCCTGGTCATTCGGTTTACCGACATAACATCGGAGCAATGCCATATCATCAGGAGATGTGCCAGGCCATTTCTTGTGCGTCCAGGTACAGGCAGTTATCCTGAAATCGCTGTTCCTTGAAACGAGGAAGCCAGTTCCGTCGATATCTTTCTCGATTGCGGATTTTGGGAATGCCATCGCGACATTTGCCACGGAATTGGACGGCATATCTTTAAACTGGTCCATAAATACGTAATCGGAAAGCATCCGCTGGGCATGAAAATGATCAGTGGTAATGACAACACTGTCCGCTGCTTCCACTTCTCCAGTTTCGTAGTGAACTTGATAGGTATTTCTTGTCTTCACTACCTTCTTTACAGCCGTGCCCTTCATAACAGTTCCCTCTTCCAGGCGGCTTTCAACCCGGTGGATCAACTCTTCAAGGCCCGTTGACAATGAAATGAACATTCCCTTTTTTGAGCCAGGTTTTTGGGCAGTTTTCGGGGGCTTCGGCATCGATTTGTTCAATCCTATCACCAGGCTGCGATGCTTCTGCTCAATTTCATAAAAGTTCGGGAACAAGGACATCAGGCTCAGTTCATCAATATCGCCCGCATAGATACCTGACAATAATGGATCTATCAGATTATCGACCACCTCATCACCCAGCCGATGACGGAAAAAGGCACCAAGTGACTGGTCTGCTGTCGGTGCTCCTTTTGGTAAAATAAAATCTCCTGCTGCACGCAGTTTCCCCAGCGGTGAAAATAATCCTGATAACGCAAACGGAGTTACCTTCGTCGGAATCCCCATGAAAGATCCTTCCGGCATTGTATGAAGCTTGCCCCTAGCGTAAATATAGGATTTCCCGGCTGTGTTAGAAATGATTTTATCTTTGAGGCCAACTTCTTCTATCAATCTCGTAGCACTTTTCTTTCTCGCTATAATCGAATCCGGGCCTCTTTCAATAACGAATCCATCCCGCTTCTCAGTGCTGATGACACCACCAAGGCGTTCGCTGGCCTCAATCAATTTCACTTTAATGGGTAATTGCTTTTCCCTGGCTTCCTTTTGCAGGTAATATGCTGTTGCCAGCCCAGTGATCCCGCCGCCAACAACAATGACCTTCTTTTCATCCATTCCGCTCACCTATTCTTTAGTAGTGTAATGTATTGTATCGATTATCCTATTTTTTAATTAAGTAGGTATGTGAAGTTTTTAACATATTTAAGTATAGCACCCAAAATGAAAAGGATGATGGCTGTTTTTTTACTAAAATGTGAACGAGGAATTTGAGAAAAGCCCTGTGTGAAAACTAGTTCGTGCAATTTTGCAGAAGCGGATGCATTTTCATGGACCTTGGTAGAAATAAAGATATTTCCTTCGCTGGAGCTAGATCTTTTATTGAAATGTACCCTTATAGCAGACGTAAACCTCGCATAAGGGTACATTTAGCTCTTTAATGTACCCTTATACAGACGTAAGCCTCGCATAAGGGTACATTTAGCTCTTTAATGTACCCTTATAGCAGACGTAAACCTCGCATAAGGGTACATTTAGCTCTTTAATGTACCCTTATAGCAGACGTAAACCTCGCATAAGGGTACGTTTAGCTCTTTAATGTACCCTTATAGCAGACGTAAACCTCGCATAAGGGTACGTTTAGCTCCTTTATGTAACCTTATAGCAGTTGAAAGCCTCACATAAGGGTACGATTCCACACTTATGGGAAGTGACCCCCCGCATATAGGTGTGTTTAGCTCAGGAATCATATATTCATATCTCTTTTTCTGTAAAAAACAAAGGTCACAATGGTGAGCCCAACCAGCAGCACGAAGGAAATCACTAGATACATAGGATCAAATCCGCCTTCCTCTAAAATCAGCTTTGCATCATAGTATTTGAATGGAGTCAGGAATTTCAATCCTTCCAGCTTTTCAGTCAAATCAATTGCGATTGACAGAATGAAGAGGATGAGCAGGATTCCTGTTGCCAAAGATGTGGCTTTTTTGGCGTTCTTTAAAACAGCAGCAATCGCAGTCCCAATTACTAGGAAAAGCAACTGAAGAATAAGCATTCCGACCATCAGCAGAGTAATGTCCCCCAATATGTCCTCCCCTTCAGCATATTTCTGAACCATGCCGACGGAGGAGGCGAAGGTCACAAGATTAAAAATCAGGATATTGACCAAAGCCGCCAACAGCTTGGACGTGATCATTTTCGTTCTCGAAACAGGTTTGACCAGCAGGAACTCTACCGTTTTGTCTCTCTCTTCCTTGGCGATGATATTCGATCCGAGCATCGCTGCATGAATGGCTCCCATTACGGCCAGATACAAGAAAAGGACTCCAAAATAACCGATGGGTGTCGACAGATCGAGCGAACCTGTACCCATGATTGCCTGGAGCGATTTAGGCATGTCGGCCATCAGTGCATTCATTGATTGCCCGGTCCCTTCCAGGCTAGAAAACTTGCCCATGCCCGAAGCGACCATAAAGATGACACCGATGCTCCAAATGATGAGCGACTTGAGATTTGCTTTCATTTCCCTTTTAAAAAGATTCAAGATTTTCCCTCCTCCCTAAACGGAATGGACATCCTTTTTACCGTACAAATAATAGCTGGCCGAGACCGCAGCTATGATAACCAGCGTACCGGTTACCAGAAAAGAAGTTTCATAGCTTGCATGCTCCGTGATATATGTCGAGTCGAAATAATTGAAGGGTGTTAAGTAACGCAAGGCTTCATCCTCCGTTGTCGAACTGATCATTCCGAGCATGAAAAATCCGAACACAGTACCGAGCGAAACAGAGATTACCGATTTTATTTTAGGAAAAATCACTGAAATGACGATTCCCAGCGCCATAAATATAAGCTGAAGAAAGAATAGGGAAATCGAAATCAGGAATAAGGCTTCTTTGTTAAAATCGTCCCCAGCCACGATCGATGCCATCATAAATGTCGCTGCGATAAAAACGATATTGGTGGTAACCAGGGAAACCAGCGCGGCCAGCAGCTTCGAAGTAACGACCTGACCCCTTGTAACTGGTTTTGTGAGCAGGAAGTCTGCTGTCTTCTCCCGGGATTCCTTCGATAAAATCGAGGTTCCCAGATTCATAGCCTGAATGGCGCCCGCCAGCTTCAGGTACAGGAACGCATACGAGAAAAAACCAATCAATGTCGCAATGCTGTCCACCGACAATCCAATCGCTTTTCTCAACTCAACCGGGAAACCTTCAAGCAGCTTCTTGAATTCTTCCGCATCCTTTGAAAAGGAAGGAAACATCGATAAAAACAACACCACCAGCGCCACCAATGACAAGGTCCATATCATCGTCGATTTCCGGTATGCCTTCAGTTCATGAAGGAATATATTCATGACCTATTCCTCCTTTTCATAATAATGCATGAAAATCTCTTCAAGGTCAGGCTCCTCCACCCAGAGGTTGGCGACCTCGATTTCCGCGATTTTTTTCATGATGGAGTTGATGTTGCCCCTGAAAAGGAAGCTGATTGTTCCGTCTTCCTGCTCAAGCTGGTTCACACCTTCAAGATCAAAGAGATTTTTATCGATTCCGGATTTGGATTCGATTTTGAATTTCTTGTATGTGTTTTCTTTTAATGTGCTGATTTTTTCAACAGTGACAATCCGCCCATCCTTTATGATGGCGACCCTGTCACACAGCCTTTGCACCTCGCTGAGAATATGGGAAGAAAACAGGATTGTCGCGCCTTTCTTGTTTTCTTTTTCTAGAAGGTCAAAGAACTTCTGCTGCATCAGCGGATCAAGGCCGCTCGTCGGTTCATCAAGAATGATCAATTTCGGTTCGTGCAGCAGCCCCTGGACAATGCCGACCTTTTTCTTGTTTCCAAGCGAAAGGTCATCGATTTTCTTCGTCAAGTCCAGCTCCATGATGTCAGCAAGCTCCTTTATCCGTTTGGTGCAATCCTTTTTGTAAAAGCTTGCCGAATACTTGAGCAAATCCATGACCTTCATATTGTCATAGTAAAACACTTCAGATGGCAGGTAACCGATATCCTTTTTGATTTCCGGCGCAGCCGTAATGATGTCCTTGCCGAAGATCGTCGCGCTGCCGCTGGTCGGATAAATCAATGACAGCAGCGTCCGGATCGTCGTCGATTTCCCCGCGCCATTCGGGCCGATGAAGCCGAATATCTCCCCTTCTTTCACATCGAAGCTGACATCCTCAATTCCCCTGGCCTTGCCGTACATTTTTGTCAGATTGTTAATCTCAATCACGTTCATGCCAGACCCTCCCAGATACTTTTCTTTTTTATAAACTTTTGTAAAACGCCTTCTTCATCATATCTATGTACACTTCGGCTTCTTTGAATGCCTCATCGAAGTTGGGCTTTACAATATTCAGTCTTTTAGCTTTTTCCAGTTCCTGACTACTGAAGCCCTGGAGCGTCCACATGATGATGTTGATGGCTCTTTGGATATCGACTCCTTCCCGGAACCTGGTGGTGTCGATATTCTCGAATAACCGGCTGTAGCTTGCCTGGATCAGCTCTGTATTTGTGTTATTCAATATTTCCTTTACTTCTTCCGCGGTTTCCATGGAAGCAGCAACCGTGAATTCGAATACTTCCGGATGCTTCACCATCAGTTTGTTTTTCAAGATCATCAGCGTTTTCATCCGTTCAAAAATGTCGCGCTCATTTAGGTCCAATTCATTAAAGAACTCTTCTACCATCACATGTGTAAAGTGGTTATAAAGGAACAGATATAGTTCTTTCTTGTTTTTAAAATAATGGAAAAGCAGTCCTTTCGAGATACCTGCTGATTTAACCATTTCATTCGTAGAGGCATTTTCGTATCCTTTTTGGGCAAACTCCTTGAGAGCAGCGTTGAGAATACGTTCCTGTTTTTCAGGATTCAAGCTTAAGAATTTCGAAGACATCATGACCTCCTAAAAAACTACTTTATTGACCAAACTGGTCAACATCATTATATTCCTCATTGACCAACCTGGTCAACAACAACCATAGTATATTTTTCGACAGAAAAAGGGCTGCCCAAATCTAGGCAGCCCCTTCATCCTATTCTATTTTCCGAACCACAGCTCTCACAGGACTGCCGTCTGCCTGTTCCAGCGGCAGAGGCAGTGCAGCGAGCTCGTATTTTCCTGGTTCAATTTTATCGAGTACCAGTCCTTCAAGAATATGAATACCCTGGTTGTTCAATTCATGATGGGCATTCAAATCCTTGCTGTCCAATGGATCCACCGATGGCAAGTCAAGACCAAGCAATTGTACACCATGTCCAGCAAGATAGGCAGCCAATTCAGCCTCGATATGCGGAATCGACTCCGGGAATACAGTCTTATCCTGCCAAGAGTCGGTCCTGATCAATAGACGTTTCACTCCGTTCAGATCCACGCCTTGCAGCTCTTTCATTCCGATACTTTCAGGCTTCTTCACATGAATCACAAGAGCAGGTCCAATGTATAAGTTGAAATCCAGCTCAATTACTTTTTTGCCATCGTTTTCGAAATGAAAAGGCGCATCAATGTGTGTGCCGGTATGCGTACTCATTTTCACCTGGCCGACATTCACGGAGCCGCTTTCTTCCATTCCCCAGCTCACTTCATATTGAAATGGTGTGTCACCCGGCCAAACGGGAATGTTATTATTTAAAACCTGCGAAATATCAATCCAATTTCCCATACTTTTTCCTTCTTTCTTTTTATAGCTTCGTCCTCAGGCTCCATAGCTCAGGGAAGAATCTGTGATCGACGACCTTTTTCAAATAGGATACACCGGCAGAGCCGCCTGTTCCCGTTTTGTGGCCGATGATTCGTTCGACAGTACTCATATGGTTGAAGCGCCATAGCTGCTGCTGGCTGCCGATATCGACAAGCTTTTCTGCAAGCTCATACAGGTCCCAATATTGATCGACGTTACGATACACCGTAAGCCATGCTTCCTCGACACTGGCATTTGGTTCGTACGGAGCAGACCAATCACGATTTAGGGCCGCTTCATCTATCGGCAGGCCGCGCATCGCCATCGCACTGATCGCTGCATCATAAATCGACCGTTCATGCAGCGCATCCTCCATTTGTTTATACAGTTGTGGATCATGTTGGTAAACAGACAGTACATGTGAGCTTTTTTGGCCAAGAGCAAATTCAATCAATCGGTTCTGGTAGGATTGGAACCCTGATGAATGGCCAAGCTTGTCTCGGAACTCCATATATTCAGCCGGAGTCAGCGTCGACAAGACACTCCATGACTGGATCAGCTGCTGCTGGATCCTCGACACCCTTGAGAGCATCTTGAAGCTCGGCTCCAGGTCATTTTTACGGATGCAGTCAATCGCCGCGCTCACTTCATGTAAAATCAGCTTCATCCACAGTTCGCTGGCTTGGTGGATGATGATGAACAGCATTTCATCATGGTGATCCGACAGGCGCTGCTGGCTGGATAAAATTTTATCTAATTGTAAGTAACTGCCATAAGAAAGCTCTTTTGAAAAATCAGTATGAATTTGATGTGTTTTTTGCTCTTCCTTCATTCCCGGTCTCCTCCCCTACGCCACAACTCCGCGCTCATTGCTGAATTTCTCGTATAATTTATCTTCCATGATTTCTTTTAGAATCTGGACAGCATTCCAGACGTCAGTATAGGAAGTGTAAAGCGCCACAGGTGCAAGGCGTACGATGTTCGGAGCGCGGAAATCAGGAATGATTCCTTTTTCCTTCAAAGCCTTGCAAATCCTTGCTGCTTCTTCATGCTCGAGACTGACATGTCCGCCCCGCCGGAAATCTTCTGTTGGACTGCCGATTTTGAAACCGGCATCGCCAAGCTCCTGCTGAATCAGGTCCATTAGATATTGATTGATACTCAAGGATTTTTCACGGATATTTTGAATTCCCGCCTCGGCGAACATCTCCAATGATCCAAGCAAAGGAGCAAGACTCAATACATGAGGGGTTCCAATCTGGTAGGCCCCCGCATTTTCAGCAGGTGTCAGCACATGCTCCATATCAAACTGTTTGTCTTTTCTCGAACCGAACCAGCCTGCAAGTCCCGGCTTCGCGCCAAAATGCTTTGAATTCACATAAAGGCCTGCTACGGCTCCAGGTCCGCCATTCAGATGCTTATAGCTGCACCAATAAGCAAAGTCGACTCCCCAATCAGAGAAGGCATGCGGAATCGCGCCAATGGAATGGCAGCCATCGAATCCAATCAGGATACCACGTTCATGAGCTGCTCTTGTCAACCGCTCCATATCAAGTATTTGCCCGCTGCGGTACAAAACAGTCGGCAGTACCACAAGCGCAATTTCTTCCGTCATTGCCTCAATGATATCGTCCTCATCAAGAAATCTTCCGTCCCTGCTCTTCACCCTGACCAAATGCGTATCATGATCATAGCCATGGATCCGCAGCTGGCTTTGAAGCGCATAGATATCGGAAGGGAAATTCAATTCGTCTGCGAGAATTTTTGTTCTTCTGCCTTCCGGCTTGTAAAAGGTAGCCACCAGCTGATGCAGGTTGACTGTTGTGGATCCGCTTACAATGACCTCCTTTGGTGCAGCACCAACGAGCGGAGCAGTCAATTCTCCAAGTTTTTCAGATAAATAGAACCACGGATGGTTGCCATCCATCCAGCCATCGATGCCCAGTTCGCGCCAGTCAGCCAGTGATTCAAGCAGTGTCTGTTCAGCCCTCTTTGAAAGAAGACCAAGCGAGTTTCCATCAAGATAAATACGATCAGGTTTCAGATAAAATTCATCCCGGTAACGGGCCAGTATATCTTCGCGGTCAAGCTCTGCGGCAAAGTCCGCATCAGGTTCAAAAGAATAAGGCTTCATCATCATCTCTCCCATCCCATTTGCAACTAGAGAAATCGTAACAAAGAACAGAAGCAAGCGTCAACAAAAGGTCAGATAATTCTAAGAAATGCAGAAACGCTGTGGTCAGTTGTTTTTTTAGAAAAGAAAAAACAGCCTCCATTGAAGGCTGTTTAAGCGAAACGATAATAGATCAGCACAAAGGTCGAGAGAACGAAAATGAAGTTCAAAAAGATAAAAACGAACTGGTCCACCCTTGTCTTATGCAGCTTGATTGGCGGGTTATAAAAGGAAACTCCTTCGATGATGAAGATGATCAGGACAATATGGATCATGAAATGGCCGATGATTTCTGTAAAGCCGAATAACATGGTCGTTAAGATAAAGATGACCGTGACAACAGCACCTAATACACGATTCAAAATACCGACGACCAGCAAATAGCCGACAACAAATTCAACAAAAGCTGCCATCACGATAAATGCTGCTGGATCAAACCCGAAAGTAGGCACCTGGTGGTTTGCGACGATATCAAGCGACATCGTAGGGTACACCCATTTTTCAACAGCGACCCAGCATAGGGAAAGCCCCGTCCCCAAATACAAAAACGGAAAGCCAACCTTCTCCAGCTTCGTTTTGCCAACAAGCAGCACACCGATGATTGCCACATAAAAACCGTAATCAAGCATATAGAAAATTCCGTACTCTACAGTCACCATAAAGAATAATATCAGTAATATGGCCGCCCCAATTTTTGTTGCAATGTGATGCGGCACAAGGAGCAGGGCAATTGTAACCCACGCTAAAATCGTCATCAAGGTGCTGTCCAGGTGGAACTCCGGTGCAAATAAGGTACCGTTAATCACCTGGATGATCAATGCCAGGGCTGTTCCGTATTTTAATAAATATCTGGAGTATTTCCGGAAGCCTGATAGGAAATCATCCCACTTTTTGATTAGCGGCCATTGGGTCATTCTTGGGATGATTAACGTCAGTGACGCGAGCACCACAGCCGCGAGAAGCGCTAGCCCCATAAATAACGGTGATAAAATGTTTTCAATACTTTCTTTCTTAGGCGCCACTTCGGTAAACCATTTTACATGGGCATCTGTATAAAAAGGTGTCAGAATAAGTCCAATCATAATAATAATTTGTGATAGTTTTTTCAATATAAGACCCCCCGATAATATAAACACTATTGGAATAGTAATAATACTACTGATCCATAAGAATTTAGCATACGAGTTATGAACATTATGCGAAACATTTCACAACCGATGAGCTTGGATAGTTTTACATACAAAGTTTGCCCTTCCGCAAGGGTAGTATGCTTTTTTAATCAAGTATTAATGGGTATATTGGTGATAAGGAGTAAAGGATGGTGAAAAAGCCTTGGGACGATTATTTTCCCTTTTGATTTTAGGAGCCCTGCTTTATTTTGCATGGCCATTTTTAACGAATGAAAAAGATCTTCAAAATTTAAATAATGAAATAAACAAAATAAAAGAAAACCCTGAGCTCAGCAAAGCACTGGAAACAGTCAATAGCGGGATCAATCAGTTGTTATGGAAGCTTGATGAGAAGAAGGAAGAATTGACAAAGGATGAACAAAATCTTTTGCCGAAAGTGGCTAAACCGGAGCTGGAGACCCCTTCTGAGAAAACCTTTACCATCCATAATATCGGAATTGGTGATGCGAAGGGCGAAGTTGAAAAACAGCTTGGCAGCCCTAAACGGGTTTCCGTGAACGAGTATGGAACCGAGTGGCATGCCTATCACGAGAATTTCCAGAACTTCATCCTGGTTTCCTACAGCAAAGACGGGGTTGTAAATGCTTTGTATACAAACCAGGATTTGATCGCGGCCAAAAATGGCCTAAAGTATGGCGCTCCGAAAGAAACAGTGCGTCAGACTCTTGGTGAACCACTTGGCGAAATCAGAAAGGGCCTTGTTTATTACCAGTTCCAAAAGGACCAGGACTATGATGTCTATCAGTTGGACGACAGTTATGTGACGGTGTTTTATGATAAACATAGAAATAATAGTGTCGCTGCAATCCAGATTGTCAGCGAAAAATTGGAGCAAAGCAAGGCAGACTTTTATACCGAATCTAGTGAGGCATTGAAGGAAGGCTTTGAATATCAGCTGTTTGACCTGACCAATGCTTCAAGGGTGGTTCACGGGTTGGGGATTCTTACCTGGGACGATCAGGTCAGGATAACTGCCCGCAAGCACAGTGCCGATATGGCGGAAAACTCGTATTTCAGCCATACTAACCCTGAAGGACAATCGCCTTTTGACAGGATGGAAGAGGATGATATTGCTTTTTCCGTCGCCGGAGAGAATCTCGCGTATGGACAATTCAGCAGCATTTTCGCCCACGAAGGCTTGATGAACTCGCTTGGCCATCGCGAAAATATCCTGAAGACGGACTTCAAACTGCTCGGAGTTGGCGTCGCCTTCGGTCCGAAGCATGAGCCTTATTTTACCGAGAATTTTTATACGAAACGAAAGTTTTAAACCGAGTCAGATTGGCTCGGTTTATTTATTTTTGGCTGGAAAAAATCGCGGATAATTTCCAGTTCGCTATAAAAAGCTGAAATTCGCTATATAAAATTGAAATTCGCTATATAAAATTGAAATTCGCTATAAAAAAAGAAAAGTCGCTATATAAAGTTGAAATTCGCTATAAAAATGAAAAAGTCGCTATAAAAACATAAAATCTCAATACGAAAGAGAGAGTTCACTATATAAAATCCGTATTCTCTCTCTATAACAAAAGTTTTGGCGATAAAATCGGCTGCCCCTTGTTAATTTTCATTAAAATGCCATTCATTTCATGCCTTTTTCTTCATTGAAAAAATTTTATTGGCGATTTTCACAACTTTATTAGCGATTTTTAATTTTTATTGGCGAAAAACTAAATTTATTGGCGATTTCTATAATTTATTGGCGAAAATCAGATTTTATTGGCGAACTGGAAATTCCGGGCGTTTTTTTCCAATAGATGCAACCCAGAATACAGTAAAAAACCGCTCAATCGTCATCAGACAATCAAGCGGTTTTCTACACTACTACTATTTATTTCACACGAGGGAAACCGAAGCCTGATGCATAGTCATCACCAGATGCTGCTCCTGATCCGCCAAGGATGTCGTTCGCTTTTGCGCGGTTCTGAAGTTCTGCACGAAGTTGGGTATGGCTCATGTTTGGATTTTCAGCCCAAATTTTTGCTGCCAACCCGGATACGTGCGGAGTCGCCATTGATGTTCCGCTGATTGTGTTATAAGAACCGTCATACCATGTGGATTCAATCGCTCTTCCTGGTGCGGATACTTCCACATCAAGCTCACCAATCACATAGTCACCGTCAGTAAGCGGGTTACCGCGGGATGAGAAGTCTGCGACACGGTATGTACCGTTTTGCTGGACATCCTCTAAAGCGGCAACAGCTACTGCATTTGTTAGGGCACCTGGATAACCAATTGTATTGGCATTTGGTCCGCTGTTACCAGCAGCTGCAACCACAAGGACACCTTTTCCATAAGCATAGTCAACTGCATCAGCAATCATTGCGCTCTTGCTGCTAGAACCGAGTGACATGGAGATGATTACCTTTGAGCCAGTACGCGACGCTTCGTCTGCAGCATGCCTGATTGCTCCGGCGATATCATCCGAATAGCCTGAACCTCTATCGTTCAATACCTTATAAGCCCAAAGGTCGGCATCCGGTGCCACTCCGTAAATTCCCAAGCCTGTTCC
It contains:
- a CDS encoding ABC transporter permease subunit yields the protein MNIFLHELKAYRKSTMIWTLSLVALVVLFLSMFPSFSKDAEEFKKLLEGFPVELRKAIGLSVDSIATLIGFFSYAFLYLKLAGAIQAMNLGTSILSKESREKTADFLLTKPVTRGQVVTSKLLAALVSLVTTNIVFIAATFMMASIVAGDDFNKEALFLISISLFFLQLIFMALGIVISVIFPKIKSVISVSLGTVFGFFMLGMISSTTEDEALRYLTPFNYFDSTYITEHASYETSFLVTGTLVIIAAVSASYYLYGKKDVHSV
- a CDS encoding PAS domain S-box protein; amino-acid sequence: MRSSFPIFGTDDETIYNPNELLSLFLDCTADGFAIVDMENRFLRINQKYTEIFGYTEEDLIGRTFYEFSNPDFVPGIIAQVKNGKAFTNMITQRYHKDGSMLDIAVSYSPFKNKHGKIIAIIAIYRDITKMVNMERELNRTRELYELITENTTDMIKVIDKNKVIVYASPSHEKVISLKPEQIVGKSLSEFLTPEEDVILDKKLKEILETGEPQILRKKFTTCDQNTVYTEYNFSPIYNERKEIESFVSVGRNITDRVKQDATIRNLDRLSVTGQLAAGVAHEIRNPLTSLKGFSKLLQTCLDKEKQEDYLAIIMNELDRIDTIVNEFMSLAKPQAVKFVKGDLKSILDSTIKIIHPQALLHNVQIITHYPEKNLMLSCNPHQLKQVFLNFLKNAIESMPEGGKIHIDLQMKDSGQVQISISDEGTGIESDRLKYLGTPFYTTKDKGIGLGLTVSNKIIQEHDGTMKIISEEGKGTTVIVELECLET
- a CDS encoding ABC transporter permease subunit, which encodes MNLFKREMKANLKSLIIWSIGVIFMVASGMGKFSSLEGTGQSMNALMADMPKSLQAIMGTGSLDLSTPIGYFGVLFLYLAVMGAIHAAMLGSNIIAKEERDKTVEFLLVKPVSRTKMITSKLLAALVNILIFNLVTFASSVGMVQKYAEGEDILGDITLLMVGMLILQLLFLVIGTAIAAVLKNAKKATSLATGILLILFILSIAIDLTEKLEGLKFLTPFKYYDAKLILEEGGFDPMYLVISFVLLVGLTIVTFVFYRKRDMNI
- the hemY gene encoding protoporphyrinogen oxidase produces the protein MDEKKVIVVGGGITGLATAYYLQKEAREKQLPIKVKLIEASERLGGVISTEKRDGFVIERGPDSIIARKKSATRLIEEVGLKDKIISNTAGKSYIYARGKLHTMPEGSFMGIPTKVTPFALSGLFSPLGKLRAAGDFILPKGAPTADQSLGAFFRHRLGDEVVDNLIDPLLSGIYAGDIDELSLMSLFPNFYEIEQKHRSLVIGLNKSMPKPPKTAQKPGSKKGMFISLSTGLEELIHRVESRLEEGTVMKGTAVKKVVKTRNTYQVHYETGEVEAADSVVITTDHFHAQRMLSDYVFMDQFKDMPSNSVANVAMAFPKSAIEKDIDGTGFLVSRNSDFRITACTWTHKKWPGTSPDDMALLRCYVGKPNDQEAVDLSDEEIVELVLRDLNKTMNITARPLFHVVTRWRKAMPQYTVGHLERIAQVKKQLSQELPGVFLAGGSFEGVGIPGCIDQAESAVVKVISHLTSK
- the kynB gene encoding arylformamidase, which gives rise to MGNWIDISQVLNNNIPVWPGDTPFQYEVSWGMEESGSVNVGQVKMSTHTGTHIDAPFHFENDGKKVIELDFNLYIGPALVIHVKKPESIGMKELQGVDLNGVKRLLIRTDSWQDKTVFPESIPHIEAELAAYLAGHGVQLLGLDLPSVDPLDSKDLNAHHELNNQGIHILEGLVLDKIEPGKYELAALPLPLEQADGSPVRAVVRKIE
- the kynA gene encoding tryptophan 2,3-dioxygenase; protein product: MKEEQKTHQIHTDFSKELSYGSYLQLDKILSSQQRLSDHHDEMLFIIIHQASELWMKLILHEVSAAIDCIRKNDLEPSFKMLSRVSRIQQQLIQSWSVLSTLTPAEYMEFRDKLGHSSGFQSYQNRLIEFALGQKSSHVLSVYQHDPQLYKQMEDALHERSIYDAAISAMAMRGLPIDEAALNRDWSAPYEPNASVEEAWLTVYRNVDQYWDLYELAEKLVDIGSQQQLWRFNHMSTVERIIGHKTGTGGSAGVSYLKKVVDHRFFPELWSLRTKL
- a CDS encoding TetR/AcrR family transcriptional regulator; translated protein: MSSKFLSLNPEKQERILNAALKEFAQKGYENASTNEMVKSAGISKGLLFHYFKNKKELYLFLYNHFTHVMVEEFFNELDLNERDIFERMKTLMILKNKLMVKHPEVFEFTVAASMETAEEVKEILNNTNTELIQASYSRLFENIDTTRFREGVDIQRAINIIMWTLQGFSSQELEKAKRLNIVKPNFDEAFKEAEVYIDMMKKAFYKSL
- a CDS encoding ABC transporter ATP-binding protein; amino-acid sequence: MNVIEINNLTKMYGKARGIEDVSFDVKEGEIFGFIGPNGAGKSTTIRTLLSLIYPTSGSATIFGKDIITAAPEIKKDIGYLPSEVFYYDNMKVMDLLKYSASFYKKDCTKRIKELADIMELDLTKKIDDLSLGNKKKVGIVQGLLHEPKLIILDEPTSGLDPLMQQKFFDLLEKENKKGATILFSSHILSEVQRLCDRVAIIKDGRIVTVEKISTLKENTYKKFKIESKSGIDKNLFDLEGVNQLEQEDGTISFLFRGNINSIMKKIAEIEVANLWVEEPDLEEIFMHYYEKEE